Proteins found in one Populus alba chromosome 14, ASM523922v2, whole genome shotgun sequence genomic segment:
- the LOC118041284 gene encoding peptidyl-prolyl cis-trans isomerase CYP18-1 — protein MVSFLCEISSNSSTTFFVQLINEVFICFALQSVTLHTNLGDIKCEIACDEVPKASENFLALCASGYYDGTIFHRNIKGFMIQGGDPTGTGKGGTSIWGKKFNDEIRESLKHNARGTLSMANSGPNTNGSQFFINYAKQPHLNGLYSVFGKVIHGFEVLDIMEKTQTGPGDRPLAEIRINRVTIHANPLAG, from the exons ATGGTTAGTTTCCTCTGCGAAATTTCATCGAACTCCTCAACTACATTCTTTGTTCAACTAATAAACGAAGTGTTTATCTGCTTTGCTTTGCAGTCGGTCACTCTTCACACAAATCTTGGGGATATCAAGTGCGAAATCGCCTGTGACGAAGTTCCCAAAGCCTCCGAG AATTTTTTGGCTCTATGTGCCAGTGGGTATTATGATGGAACCATATTTCATCGAAATATTAAAGGGTTTATGATTCAAGGTGGAGATCCAACAGGGACAGGCAAAGGAGGGACTAGTATCTGGGGAAAGAAGTTCAATGACGAGATCAGAGAATCTCTCaag CATAATGCGAGGGGTACACTCTCAATGGCAAATAGCGGGCCAAATACTAATGGAAGCcagtttttcataaattatgcaAAGCAACCCCATCTCAATGGTTTGTACTCTGTGTTTGGAAAAGTAATTCATGGGTTTGAAGTTCTTGATATCATGGAAAAG ACTCAAACAGGACCAGGAGATAGACCTCTTGCAGAGATAAGGATCAATCGCGTGACAATACATGCTAACCCACTTGCTGGCTAG